CCAAGTAGGACATTCACGTGAGAAGTTACAAGATCTAGATTCAAATGTTGATTTTTGATACTGTATGATCTTGATCATATCAGTTAAGTGCTGAGTCTCAAATCTCATCAAGTCATAAAATGGGAACATTAGGGTTAAAATTATATACAGTGGTGAACGTAAAGAGCTCTCAGTAAAAGATGCTCTCCATTAGAGTAGTGGCATAAGCTCTCAGTAGGCTTGGGGTACATTTTTTGAAAACAGTTGTTGTCAACTGGGGGCAGTTTTGCCCCCCACCAGAGAATGTTTGGGATTGCCTGGTGATATTTCTGTTTGTCACAAGGCTGGGGGATGCTTCTGGCATCTAGTGGATGGAGGCTAGGGAGGCTGCTAGACATCCTAcgatgcacaggacagccctctATGAGACAGAATTATCCAGTCCAAGATGTCAATAGTGCTTAATTTGAGAAATCATGGAACTTTCTTAAATGGGGATTCTTCTTGCCATGTTACGAACCAACATGAGGAACTGCTTTTTGAACACCATGAGGAAAGCAGAGTGATGCATGAAGCTGGAAAGGGGTTTACAGTTATACTCAGGAGTAAAATGAGGCTGCAAATTACTGCAAATCTTTGATATGGTGGCCACAAGCCCGCCACCTATGGCTCTTGCAATGGAACCTAACTGAAgtggaataaaattttaaatttgattccTGGATCTTAATAGCCACATCCCAACTGCTCAACAGCCACATGTGACCAGTGGACAGCACTGACATCCAACAGTCACATCAGCACAGATTTTTCTATCGAGCAGCACTGCTCATAGAGGACTCAGCAGAACTAGGCATCGGTGGGGCAATCCATAAGAGAAAAGTTAGAAACTAAGTCTATGCAGAGAGCAGGGTACCAAGAGAGACCACAGCATACACCAAAGAGATGATTAAACAAGCACAGAGGCGGTCTTCAGTTAAAGGCCAAAACaagtcacaaacacacacatgtacagtAATTGATCCACGCAATCCTCCCTTCCTCCACCCGGCCCCCCAAGAGCCATTCTTAAGCACTTAAAACTCAAGAACTCTGAAAAGGCAAGCAGAATCAACCCCAGGCAGGCAGGGAAGTGGGAGCCATCGCTGGGGAGTGCTGTtgccctctcttccttcttcctggcaCGGTTCAGTTCAGCTTGCAGTACAAGCTTCCCATCCCGACGGGTGGCCACGACTCGACTGTGCTGATGCTAGAGCGTCTGCGTTGGCCAATCTTGCTTACAGCCCTGGGGTCCTTGAAGACGGAGTATCCGTACTTGGTGACGAAGGGCAGGCAGAACAAGTACAGGAGCATCCGCGAGATCTGGAAGATCAAGTGCAGGTACCCCAGCTCCTTGAACTGCTCTTTGATGGCCATGTTGGTGAGCAGGATGATGGAGAGGCTGAGCAGCTCATAGATGATAATCCACACGCTGTAGCAGAGCATGCCCATGTAGTTGCTGGTGTGGATGCAGTAGAGGAACAAGGAGCAGACCAGAAGGGTGACGGTGGACAGGCTAATGCCGATGTTCTTCTTGTAGGTCACAACCCAAGAGACCAGCTCAGACTTGGTCTTCTGGTAGACGCTGAACCTCTCTTCATAGCCAAAGAAGGCAAACTCATtcatttcaaagatgaggaaCTGGATGGTGTTGAGGAAACAGAAGGTGCCTATCACAATGGAGTACTTCCTGTCATTCATTTTATACTCGTTTTACCAGAGACATTggctgcagggaaaaaaaaaatgtgaagataCCCGATGAGAAGGCAGAGCTGGCCTGGGGCAAAGCCTCAAGCCACTAGATGTAAATGGAAGAGCTAACAGCAATAGTGATGGATGAACAAGCAACAGGCTGGAAGTCGAGGCACATGGGCTCTGGCCTCGTTAGCTAAAGGGGAGCACATCCTTGGGAAGTGGGGGCGTCATTGACCTGGGATACTCCTTGGGAAGCTCTGCTGTTCCAGTGGCAGTTGTGCTTTAAGGTGGCATAAAGGGTACTCCTTTTGGTGTCAGGCTTGTGGGAATTAGGAAGctcctctgtggctcagatcgtgaactccttatggccaaatccagacttaaattaagtagggaagtagggaaaaccactagaccattcaggtatgacctaaatcaaattccttatgattatacagtggaagtgaaaaatagattcaagggattagatctgatagagtgcctgaagaactatggctggaggttcatgacattgtacaggaggcaatgatcaagaccatccccaagaaaaagaaatgcaaagaggcaaaatggttatctgaggaggccttacaaatagctatgaaaagaagagaagtgaaaggcaaaggagaaaaggaaagaaatacccatttgaatgcagagttccaaagaatagcaaagagagataagaaagccttcctcagtgatcaatgcaaagaaatagaggaaaacaatagaatgggaaagactagagatctcatcaagaaaattagaaataccaaggaaacttttcatgcaaagatgggcttgataaaggacagaaatggtatggacctaacagaagcagaagctattaagaagaggtggcaagaatacacagaactgtacaaaaaagagcttcacgacccagattatcatgatggtgtgatcactcacctagagccagacattctggaatgcaaagtcaagtgggccttaggaagcatcactatgaacaaagctagtgaaggtgatggaattccagttgagctatttcatatcctaaaagaagatactgtgaaagtgctgcactcaatatgccagcaaatttggaaaatttagcagtggccacaggactggaaaaggtcagttttcatcccaatcccaaagaaaggcaatgccaaagaatgctcaaactaccgcacaattgcactcatctcacatgctagcaaagtaaggctcaaaattctccaagccaggcttcagcaatacgtgaaccgtgaacttccagatgttcaagctagttttagaaaaggcagaggaaccagagatcaaattgccaacatccgctggatcatggaaaaagcaagagagttccagaaaaacatctgctgctgctgctgctaagtcacttcagttgtgtccaactctgtgcgaccccatagacggcagcccaccaggctcccccatccctgggattctccaggcaagaacactggagtgggttgccatttccttctccagtgcatgaaagtgaaaagtgaaagttaagtcgctcagttgtgtccgactcctagcgaccccatggactgcagcctaccaggcccctccgtccatgggattttccaggcaagagcactggagtgggttgccattgccttctctgagaaaaacatctacttctgctttattgactatgccaaagcctttgactgtgtggatcacaacttgaactgtggaaaattctgaaagagatgggaatatcagaccatctgacctgcctcctgagaaatctgtatgcaagtcaagaagcaacagttagaactggacatggaacaacagactggttccaaatcgggaaaggagtatgtcaaggctatatactgtcaccctgcttatttaacttatatgcagagtacatcatgagaaatgctggactggatgaagcacaagctggaatcaagattgccgggagaagtatcaataacctcagatatgcagataacaccacccttatggcagaaagtgaagaagaactaaagagtctcttgatgaaagtgagagtggaaaagttggcttaaaactcaacattcagaacactatgATCAtagcagctggtcccatcacttcatgacaaataaattgggaaacagtggaaacagtgacagactttatttttatgagctccaaaatcactgcagatggtgactgcagccatgaaattaaaagacgcttactctttggaagaaaagttatgaccaacctagacagcatattaaaaagcagagacattactttgccaacaaaagtccgtctagtcaaggctatggtttttccagtggtcatgtatggatgtgagagttggactgtaaaaagagctgagcaccgaaggattgatgcttttgaactgtggtgttggagaagactcttgagagtcccttggactgcaaggagatccaaccagtccatcctaaaggaaatcagtcctgaatattcattggaaggagtgatgctgaagctgaaactccaatactttggccacctgatgtgaagaactgactcatttgaaaagaccctgatgctgggaaagattgaaggcaggagcagaatgggacgacagaggatgagatggctggatggcatcacccactcgatggacatgagtttgagtaaactccaggtgttggtgatggagagggaggcctgccatgctgcagtccatggggttgcaaagagttggacacgactgagagactgaactggagTATCTAGAATAAAGATAGATGGATTTCCCTGCTGgtacaatggttaagaatctgcctgccaatgcaggggacacaggttcgatccctggtccaggaaggttctACATGCTGCAGGGCCACTAAGTcctcgagccacaactactgagcccacatgcagcaactattgaagcccatgcactctacagcccatgctccccaacaagagaagcccctgcaatgagaagcctgtataTCGCACCTACAGGGTAGCCCCTGGTtgcacagctagagaaaacctgtgtgcagcagcaaagacgagggcagtcaaaagtaaataaatacataaattttttaaatggaatattgGAAGAGTCAGTTCTGGGCTTCTCTCTGGGATATTTGTttctctgaaaataaataaaattttctcaggatggaacttccctggtggtccagtggttaagaatctgcctgccaatgcagcggatacaggttcgatccttggtccaggaggattccacatggtGCAGGGTAACTAAACCCATGCATCCAGAGCCCCGCCCTctgccacaggagaagccacggGCAGCACAGAGAAGAGGAGCCTctgctcaccgcagctagagaaaagcccacgtggAGTtaatgaagacccaccacagccaaaaataaatagattaaaaacatttttttctcaggAAACCAGCCTGGCTCTTCAAGAGCCTGGAATCACCCCCTGACCTTCTCCTGGGCATCCACTTCTTTTTGTCCAAGCCCTTAGAAATGGCATTTCCCAGCTTTACTCCTTGGGTCTGACCCAGAATCATCCCAAGTCACAGGATTCCTCTAGCAGTAAGTAGAATGGGGAGATGGTTGACGGATGCAAGGCTGACTATCTTGTCTGCCCAGGTGGAAGGTGCCACAGCAGTAAGCCAGGCAATGTAAGCAGGCAGACCCCCCCGCCTGTGAGACCTGAACTCTAGGGGCTGCCCCCAGCCAGGGTGGAGGTGACCAGCACCCACACAGACCTGCTGAGGGTGTTTATGGCAGAGGACCCTGGAGCAAACACCCCTCCCTGCTGGAATTGCCTTCTTAGCAGCTTCCAGTTTGGAGAACTCGAGAGCAAAGTTGCCTCTCCTCACTCACCACACTGGCCAGCTACCACTGTGAGGGTAGAAGTCACGGGGACGAGTCACACGCGAGGGGAACGTGGGCAGGCCTCTGACTGGTGTGTTGCCAGTGAGGGACAGCCAGGTGGAAGGCGGCAGGGCTTCTTTATAAGATGATTGGACAGGGCTCCTCCTCAGTCCTGTCAGAGCAGAGATGTGCTGCCAGTCACCTCCCTCCAGCCGTCTGCTCCTCACTCACCCCATCAATcccaaatattctttttttgggTCAGTGCAATTGCTTTATTGctatggtaaaatatacatagggcttcccaggcggtgcagtggtaaagacttcacctgccaagcaggagatgtgggtttgatccctgggtcgggaagatcccctggagaaggaaatggcaacccactccaggattcttgcctggagaatcccatggacagaacagcctagtgggctacagtccatggggtcgcagaagagttaGGCCTGACTTAGCTGCTAATCAACAACaccaaaatatacataacataaaccCAATGGCATTAAGCACATTCAAACTGCTAGGCAGCAGTCATCACCACCCACCTCGACCTTTTCATATCCTCCAAGAAAAAACCCT
This genomic interval from Bos taurus isolate L1 Dominette 01449 registration number 42190680 breed Hereford chromosome 23, ARS-UCD2.0, whole genome shotgun sequence contains the following:
- the TMEM217B gene encoding putative transmembrane protein 217B, producing the protein MNDRKYSIVIGTFCFLNTIQFLIFEMNEFAFFGYEERFSVYQKTKSELVSWVVTYKKNIGISLSTVTLLVCSLFLYCIHTSNYMGMLCYSVWIIIYELLSLSIILLTNMAIKEQFKELGYLHLIFQISRMLLYLFCLPFVTKYGYSVFKDPRAVSKIGQRRRSSISTVESWPPVGMGSLYCKLN